From the genome of Candidatus Electrothrix communis, one region includes:
- a CDS encoding site-specific integrase: MNCTMPSDPHFNLLYQKHIKHLKLNGLQPKTIDAYSRSIRRIGNYFECQIDNLTSDQLLDYFNELLDCRSWSAVKLDLYGLKFFYSRVLNRTWEDIP, from the coding sequence ATGAACTGCACGATGCCAAGCGATCCACACTTCAATCTGCTTTATCAAAAACATATCAAACATCTGAAACTTAACGGCTTACAACCAAAGACCATTGATGCCTATTCACGGTCGATCAGGCGAATCGGCAATTATTTCGAGTGTCAAATCGACAATCTCACATCCGACCAGCTCCTTGATTACTTTAACGAACTTTTGGATTGTCGCTCATGGAGCGCAGTCAAGCTCGACCTGTATGGGCTGAAGTTCTTTTATTCCAGGGTGCTGAACAGAACCTGGGAGGATATCCCCTGA
- a CDS encoding transposase: MWHKKGAEYLFNHKALAKVFRAKMLTAIVEQGLKLPKDCPEKWVVDCKSVGNGDKAIIYLGKYLYRGVIQEKDILKCENGMVTFRYLHAKTGKYRSREVTGEEFLSLLMLHVLPKGFRRARCYGFLHPCSKKLIRFLQLVLRVNPFTLFSAEQPKKLLSSARTAGRK; this comes from the coding sequence TTGTGGCATAAAAAGGGGGCTGAATACCTCTTTAACCACAAGGCCTTGGCAAAGGTTTTTCGGGCAAAGATGCTTACGGCCATAGTTGAGCAAGGCCTGAAACTGCCAAAGGATTGCCCGGAAAAGTGGGTTGTCGACTGCAAGAGCGTCGGCAACGGAGACAAGGCGATCATCTATCTCGGCAAATATCTCTACCGGGGCGTAATTCAGGAAAAGGATATCCTGAAGTGCGAAAACGGCATGGTTACCTTCAGGTATCTTCACGCCAAAACCGGCAAATACAGGTCCAGGGAGGTGACCGGAGAAGAATTCCTCTCTCTGCTCATGCTGCACGTCTTGCCCAAAGGGTTTCGCAGGGCACGCTGTTACGGTTTTCTGCATCCGTGCAGCAAAAAGCTCATCCGATTTCTCCAACTGGTGCTTAGGGTCAACCCGTTTACATTATTCAGTGCTGAGCAACCCAAAAAGCTGCTATCATCTGCCCGAACTGCGGGGCGGAAATGA
- a CDS encoding acyl-CoA dehydratase activase: MKSLGICAGASSISLAGLEQNTSEKKLLFARSRAHDGNPRKVLREMLEQIDNLQEYRISATGRKFRNMLNFSGIAEPEAVELSTGFILPPDHPYRVIISVGGETTMVYHLDDDGRVNEIHTGNKCASGTGEFFLQQLGRMSITLDESGQMDLPEKPHKVSGRCSVFCKSDCTHALNKGVPKDQVVAGLSRMMSGKVMELLKKLPKDAVMLVGGCVGNRAMVHYLQEAIPNLYIPEEAAAFEALGAALWAMDNETQPLTSLDAIFTDQRAGLVTHPPLSECQHLVDYKHQERGIAQEGDRVILGLDVGSTTTKGVLMRRSDKAIIAAEYLRTNGDPIGASKDVYKSLADQVTAQAEATVTIEGLGVTGSGRQIAGLHALTDGVINEIVAHATAAVHFDPEVDTIFEIGGQDAKYTYITNGVPSDYAMNEACSAGTGSFLEEAAKESLGLDVTEIGNTAFRATAPPNFSDQCAAFIGSDIKRSVQENVPLEDIVAGLVYSIGMNYNNRVKGNRPMGKKVFIQGGVCYNKAVPAAMASLTGKHVVVPSEAGLMGAFGVALEVERRMEQGLLKSQEYNLQELIAREVEYGEPFKCGGGKDCDRGCEISRIKIKDKVYPFGGICNRYDNLIHNRKVKTEDLNLVIKREQRVFRDLAPAEPADTRPTVGMNRSFLLNTYFPFFNAFFAELGFRLTLPSKEDPKGMDQQGASFCYPVEIAHNYAAALLAEKPDYIFMPHLRGLDTGEPDMTSCTCVLVQGEPYYLRTAFPALAPAGQVISQVIDFSNGNIADKEAFLEVAQQLAIDPAEVINKVTAALNTADAAQKSFTQDIREIGRQGLAAIEADPEKFGTVVFGRPYNAFASVANKGIPAKFASRGISVIPFDMLPYWEEELADDENMYWAMGQIILKGARFVERHPQLYATYITNFSCGPDSFLVSFFRDIMGRKPSLTLELDSHTADAGLETRIEAFLDIIRYYREIQKKAPSVQVVEQPFRPAELEEQNGVTGVRTSDDRWLPLTDPKVRVLVPAMSRYATSLLAAAFGRVGIRAEALPPADEEVLKLGRGHASCKECLPLQTTLGSLLNRVKARKEDEVLVYYMPGADGPCRFGQYYVYTKRVIEQHKITNTAVFTPTCTNGYQGLNDAFLRAAWRAVVIGDLFDEMWSTVLAGAKDREAGLQIFHQEFEAITAVMHRRWPIIASQLSKSAARLRQIPLKIPYEQIPKISLIGEIYVRHDPISLQNLIESLADRGIIVRTATINEWVKYTDWLIQENIEGQSSIKSAISGHIKRYFDHAIRKRLAPSGLFFHEGRAPIEPIIEAGEKFISPYLTGEAILTVGSAVHEILHPSCGVISIGPFGCMPSRVAEAVLSEKFTTTEKLALLNGEASRWQPILEKERKLPFIAIETDGNPFPQLIEARMEAFCLQAERLNEQMLDCR, from the coding sequence ATGAAATCTTTAGGTATATGCGCGGGTGCCTCCAGCATCTCATTAGCAGGACTTGAACAGAACACCTCAGAAAAAAAGCTTCTTTTTGCCCGATCCCGAGCCCATGACGGCAACCCGCGAAAGGTGTTGCGGGAAATGTTGGAGCAGATTGATAATCTTCAGGAATACAGAATTTCGGCCACCGGACGAAAATTCAGAAACATGCTGAACTTTTCCGGCATTGCTGAACCCGAGGCTGTAGAGCTGTCCACCGGTTTTATCCTGCCGCCGGACCATCCCTATCGCGTAATCATCAGCGTCGGCGGCGAAACCACTATGGTCTATCATCTGGACGATGACGGCAGGGTGAACGAAATCCATACCGGCAATAAATGCGCCTCCGGGACTGGTGAATTTTTTCTCCAGCAGCTGGGGCGAATGTCCATCACCCTGGACGAGTCCGGCCAGATGGATTTACCGGAAAAGCCCCATAAGGTCTCCGGGCGATGTTCGGTATTCTGCAAAAGCGACTGCACCCATGCCCTGAACAAGGGAGTTCCCAAGGACCAGGTCGTTGCCGGTCTCTCGCGGATGATGTCGGGCAAGGTGATGGAGCTACTGAAAAAGCTGCCCAAGGATGCGGTCATGCTAGTAGGCGGCTGTGTCGGCAACAGGGCCATGGTCCATTATCTGCAAGAGGCCATTCCCAACCTCTATATTCCAGAGGAGGCTGCCGCCTTTGAGGCCTTGGGTGCGGCTCTCTGGGCAATGGATAACGAAACCCAACCCCTTACCTCGCTGGATGCAATTTTTACCGATCAGCGGGCGGGATTGGTCACCCACCCTCCCCTCTCTGAATGCCAGCATCTGGTTGATTATAAACACCAGGAGCGAGGTATTGCCCAAGAAGGCGACAGGGTTATCCTCGGCCTGGACGTGGGTTCGACCACCACCAAGGGTGTCCTGATGCGGCGGAGTGACAAGGCCATTATCGCTGCCGAGTACCTGCGCACCAACGGCGATCCTATCGGGGCCTCAAAAGATGTGTACAAAAGCCTAGCTGATCAGGTTACAGCCCAGGCTGAGGCAACAGTGACCATTGAAGGACTGGGCGTGACCGGGTCCGGGCGTCAGATTGCCGGCCTGCATGCTTTAACCGACGGGGTGATCAATGAAATTGTGGCCCATGCCACCGCAGCGGTTCATTTTGACCCGGAGGTGGACACCATCTTCGAGATCGGGGGCCAGGATGCCAAGTACACCTACATCACCAACGGCGTGCCCAGCGACTACGCCATGAACGAGGCATGCAGCGCCGGAACCGGCTCTTTTCTGGAAGAGGCGGCCAAAGAAAGTCTGGGCCTGGATGTGACCGAAATCGGCAACACCGCCTTCCGGGCCACGGCTCCACCCAACTTCAGCGACCAATGCGCCGCCTTTATCGGCTCGGATATTAAACGCTCGGTCCAGGAAAATGTGCCCCTGGAGGATATCGTGGCCGGGTTGGTTTACTCCATCGGCATGAATTACAACAACCGGGTCAAGGGCAACCGACCGATGGGCAAGAAGGTCTTTATCCAAGGTGGAGTCTGTTACAACAAGGCCGTACCGGCGGCTATGGCCAGCTTGACCGGCAAGCATGTGGTGGTTCCCTCGGAGGCCGGACTGATGGGTGCCTTTGGCGTGGCCCTTGAGGTGGAACGACGTATGGAACAGGGTCTGCTCAAATCTCAGGAATACAACCTTCAGGAGCTGATCGCGCGGGAAGTGGAATACGGCGAACCCTTCAAATGCGGCGGCGGCAAGGATTGTGATCGGGGCTGCGAAATCTCCCGGATCAAAATCAAGGACAAGGTCTATCCCTTTGGCGGGATCTGTAACCGCTACGACAACCTGATCCATAACCGTAAGGTCAAAACCGAAGACCTGAACCTAGTGATCAAGCGCGAGCAGCGGGTCTTCCGGGATCTGGCTCCGGCTGAACCTGCTGACACCCGGCCCACAGTGGGCATGAACCGCTCTTTTCTCCTCAATACCTATTTCCCCTTTTTCAACGCCTTTTTTGCAGAACTCGGTTTTCGCCTCACCCTGCCGTCCAAAGAAGACCCCAAGGGCATGGACCAACAAGGGGCTTCTTTCTGCTATCCGGTTGAGATAGCGCATAATTACGCAGCAGCCCTACTGGCTGAAAAACCCGACTATATCTTTATGCCCCATTTACGGGGCCTGGATACGGGCGAGCCAGATATGACCTCCTGCACCTGCGTCTTGGTTCAGGGCGAACCCTATTATCTGCGCACCGCCTTCCCCGCCCTGGCCCCTGCCGGTCAGGTGATTTCTCAGGTCATTGACTTTTCCAACGGGAATATAGCAGACAAAGAAGCCTTCCTGGAAGTGGCGCAACAACTGGCCATTGATCCGGCAGAGGTAATAAACAAAGTCACAGCCGCCCTGAATACCGCTGATGCAGCCCAAAAATCCTTTACTCAGGACATCCGTGAGATAGGTAGACAGGGACTGGCCGCAATTGAGGCGGACCCGGAAAAATTTGGCACGGTTGTTTTCGGACGTCCCTATAATGCCTTTGCTTCTGTGGCCAATAAAGGAATTCCAGCCAAATTCGCCAGCCGGGGCATCAGCGTGATTCCCTTTGACATGCTACCCTATTGGGAGGAAGAACTGGCTGACGACGAAAATATGTACTGGGCAATGGGCCAAATCATCCTCAAGGGTGCCCGCTTTGTCGAGCGCCATCCTCAACTCTACGCCACCTATATCACCAATTTCTCCTGCGGCCCGGACTCCTTTCTGGTCAGTTTCTTCCGGGATATCATGGGCCGCAAGCCCTCCCTGACGTTGGAGCTGGACAGCCATACAGCGGATGCAGGCCTGGAAACCCGGATTGAGGCCTTTCTGGATATTATCCGCTATTATCGAGAGATCCAGAAAAAAGCTCCTTCGGTGCAAGTTGTAGAACAGCCCTTCCGTCCTGCCGAGCTTGAGGAGCAGAATGGCGTAACCGGGGTACGAACTTCGGACGACCGCTGGCTGCCGCTGACCGACCCAAAAGTGCGGGTGCTGGTTCCTGCCATGAGCCGCTATGCCACCTCATTGTTGGCTGCCGCCTTCGGAAGAGTCGGCATTAGGGCCGAAGCATTGCCGCCTGCGGATGAAGAAGTCCTCAAATTAGGTCGTGGTCATGCCTCATGCAAGGAATGTCTCCCCCTACAGACTACGCTGGGATCTCTGCTCAACCGGGTCAAAGCACGCAAAGAGGATGAAGTGCTGGTTTACTACATGCCGGGTGCCGACGGCCCCTGTCGCTTTGGCCAGTATTATGTTTACACCAAAAGGGTGATTGAGCAGCATAAGATTACCAACACAGCAGTATTTACGCCTACCTGTACAAACGGATACCAAGGGCTGAATGATGCTTTTCTCCGGGCTGCGTGGCGGGCTGTGGTGATAGGCGACCTGTTTGATGAGATGTGGTCAACTGTGCTGGCCGGGGCTAAGGATCGCGAAGCCGGTTTACAGATCTTTCACCAGGAATTCGAGGCCATCACGGCGGTCATGCACAGACGTTGGCCCATCATTGCCTCGCAGCTCTCAAAGAGTGCTGCCCGCCTGCGTCAGATTCCCCTAAAGATACCCTATGAGCAAATCCCCAAGATCTCTCTGATCGGCGAAATTTACGTGCGCCACGATCCGATTTCACTTCAGAATCTCATCGAATCGCTGGCTGACCGGGGCATTATTGTACGTACGGCAACAATCAATGAATGGGTTAAGTATACAGACTGGCTGATTCAGGAGAATATAGAGGGCCAATCAAGCATAAAATCCGCTATCAGCGGACATATAAAAAGATATTTTGATCATGCCATTCGCAAACGTCTCGCTCCTTCGGGGCTATTTTTTCATGAAGGACGAGCACCGATTGAGCCGATCATTGAAGCCGGGGAAAAATTCATCTCCCCCTATCTTACCGGTGAAGCCATCCTCACTGTAGGTTCAGCTGTACATGAAATCCTTCATCCCTCCTGCGGGGTTATCTCCATTGGCCCCTTCGGTTGCATGCCCTCTCGGGTCGCTGAAGCGGTGTTGAGCGAGAAGTTTACGACCACAGAGAAATTGGCCTTGCTCAACGGTGAGGCAAGCCGCTGGCAGCCCATTCTGGAGAAGGAGCGCAAGCTGCCTTTCATCGCAATTGAGACCGATGGTAATCCCTTTCCTCAACTTATCGAGGCTCGGATGGAGGCGTTTTGTCTTCAGGCTGAGCGGCTGAATGAGCAGATGTTGGATTGTCGGTAG
- the rsmI gene encoding 16S rRNA (cytidine(1402)-2'-O)-methyltransferase: MKTEQDIGSLYIVATPIGNLSDISQRMQETLASVDLLACEDTRHTGRLLAHMGIKSDLISYNKENEQKKTAYLLDKLCNGTDVALVSDAGTPGISDPGAILVQGARQKGVPVIPIPGPSALATALSVSGIQGSGFYFGGFLAPKTGDRTKQLHALKAFNCPLVFYEAPHRINATLKDCLSVLRDREAQLFRELTKLHEEHLSGHLSKLLELTSGRVRGELVLIINGQPESHEERPENINELILWYRDKGQTSLKDAVRLISRDLDISRSQVYRQALSVWND, from the coding sequence ATGAAAACCGAACAAGATATAGGCTCGCTGTACATTGTTGCAACCCCCATTGGCAATCTTTCCGACATCAGTCAACGCATGCAGGAGACCCTTGCTTCAGTGGATCTCCTTGCCTGCGAAGATACTCGCCACACCGGCAGGTTGCTGGCACATATGGGGATCAAATCCGATCTGATCAGCTATAATAAAGAAAATGAGCAGAAAAAAACAGCCTACCTGCTCGACAAACTCTGTAACGGGACGGATGTGGCTCTAGTCTCTGATGCCGGGACTCCAGGGATCTCTGATCCGGGAGCAATCTTAGTTCAGGGGGCTCGTCAAAAAGGCGTCCCTGTCATCCCCATTCCCGGCCCCTCAGCCTTGGCAACAGCCCTCTCTGTTTCCGGCATCCAAGGTTCTGGCTTTTATTTCGGCGGATTTCTGGCACCTAAAACAGGAGATCGAACAAAGCAGCTCCATGCGCTTAAGGCCTTTAACTGCCCCTTGGTCTTTTACGAGGCCCCTCACCGCATTAACGCGACCCTGAAGGATTGTCTCAGTGTTCTCAGGGATCGTGAGGCTCAGCTGTTTCGAGAGTTGACAAAGCTCCACGAAGAGCATCTTTCTGGCCATCTTTCCAAACTTCTTGAACTCACCAGCGGTAGGGTACGGGGTGAACTGGTTCTGATCATCAACGGTCAGCCGGAATCCCATGAGGAACGTCCGGAAAATATCAACGAGTTGATCCTCTGGTACCGAGATAAAGGGCAAACCTCACTCAAGGATGCAGTTCGGCTCATTTCCAGGGACTTGGATATCTCTCGATCGCAGGTCTATCGCCAGGCATTATCTGTATGGAATGACTGA
- a CDS encoding ion channel, whose protein sequence is MKKRLKRFYLFLQRENLLHLFAVIFAIILVSSALVAWFEPDVTFTSGIWWSIVTMTTVGYGDISPATPAGRVLAVLVMFFGIGLLGMLSAGLATMLISRKMRENRGMCPSTVEDHIIICEWNHRAKAILKELRADVQTEHTPVVLVADIEEIPVDDPDLLFIRGVVCEETLDKAHLEKAQTIIVLGDDTAETTARDAKVVLTTLTVESMNPDVYSVVELVDEKNEQHCLRAHADEIIIGSELSSHLIASAASDHGISKVVRELLSSRYGNELYSMPVPAEMTGKEFLDVFVAMKTEHNITVFGVQKGRAGAFFPNPDADYPVTAEDLLLVISKDRIKN, encoded by the coding sequence ATGAAAAAACGTCTGAAGCGGTTCTACCTTTTTCTCCAGCGCGAGAATTTGCTGCATCTTTTCGCGGTCATTTTTGCGATTATTCTGGTGAGCAGTGCTCTGGTGGCCTGGTTTGAACCGGATGTCACCTTTACTAGCGGGATATGGTGGAGTATTGTTACCATGACTACGGTGGGATACGGCGATATCTCGCCTGCAACACCGGCAGGGCGAGTGCTGGCTGTCCTTGTTATGTTTTTTGGTATAGGTCTGCTGGGTATGCTCAGTGCCGGTCTTGCCACGATGTTAATTAGCAGGAAGATGCGGGAGAACAGGGGAATGTGCCCTTCTACAGTTGAAGATCATATTATCATTTGCGAGTGGAACCATCGGGCAAAGGCTATCCTGAAGGAGTTGCGGGCTGATGTTCAGACCGAGCATACCCCTGTGGTTCTTGTCGCTGATATTGAGGAAATACCGGTTGATGATCCTGATCTGCTTTTTATTCGGGGGGTGGTCTGTGAGGAAACCTTGGATAAGGCTCATTTGGAAAAAGCACAGACGATTATCGTGCTGGGCGATGATACGGCAGAGACCACAGCCCGCGACGCCAAGGTCGTGCTCACTACCCTGACCGTTGAAAGCATGAATCCGGATGTATACAGCGTGGTTGAGCTGGTGGATGAAAAGAATGAGCAGCATTGCCTTCGCGCCCATGCAGACGAGATCATTATCGGCAGCGAGTTGAGCAGCCACCTGATAGCCAGTGCAGCGTCCGATCACGGTATCAGTAAGGTTGTCAGGGAATTATTGAGCAGCCGTTACGGCAATGAACTCTATTCCATGCCGGTCCCGGCAGAGATGACCGGGAAGGAATTCCTGGACGTCTTTGTTGCAATGAAGACGGAACATAATATCACGGTGTTCGGTGTCCAGAAGGGAAGGGCTGGAGCCTTTTTTCCTAATCCTGATGCTGATTATCCTGTGACGGCCGAGGACTTATTGCTGGTTATTTCTAAAGACAGAATCAAAAATTAA